A region of the Raphanus sativus cultivar WK10039 unplaced genomic scaffold, ASM80110v3 Scaffold2022, whole genome shotgun sequence genome:
tactaaaataaacGTATGAGCATAAGCTTTCTATATTTGAGGCAAGTATAATCTCAAACCATCtataattattacaaaattctaaacaatacatattaatttagtATTAGTTATgggaatattatttataataaatgtcTATATCGATAAGTAAAAATGGAATATGTAGATTTTACGTCTATAGTCACGAAATACCtaataaaaatcacaaataaagaAAATCATTTAGATATTTAACAAATCATTTAGATATCTAACAAATGCTCTTAGAGCTTGATTGTTTTCAGTTTTTGAAATAGTTTCTGGTTTTTGCTtttgaaaaactatttttattgcCAATTAAGATTTgggagaattggaaaaaagagacatattttttttttttgtcactttaagacttttcatacttttggcaaTTTTGGACTTATTTTACCCTTGGTTgatgagaaaaatagtaaacttaaataaaaaaatatacaaaaatatgaaaactattagaaacataagtatgacaatttatatattttaagtttttaaaaaaaaaattggaatcatattttattttactttctaaCCCAGGTTAGAATACACATTATGGTGATCTATTTTACCTAGAAATCGAAATATAAGTTTATACATCGATATATCCTTGGTATAAAACGTTATGTAGATTTCCTTGTCATATATATCTTAGGTACATTTTGTGACGTTTCAATCTAGCAAGATCTCTTCACTATACCCGAGGTTATATAACGATAAATAACCACAACTCTAAGATATACCTAACGTAGTTTTTGTGAAATTAAGGTCATGTACCTTTTAACTTATGTGACGTCTTAGATAGAATAGGTATCCCACATACTGTACATTGTTAAAGCCTAGGTATGATACGTTTTCTAGGTAAATccgaaaaatatggaaacttccatattcGGTTATagatgtttcctaaatcaatccCCAAATATCTTGGAGAATATTTTCTGCACGATATTCTCCTCCTCCCACGATCTCTTCATCGACGCTCCCATCTTCTATTCTTCTTCCTCCCTATTccattctcttctctcttctctccatcaTCACAACATGGTTCTAATCTATGTTAAATCTGGTGAATGGATGTGTAGTTGCAGCGACCAGTGGAGTTTCATGGTAGACAAAGCAAGGCGTGGTCGAATGATACCATTAGAGACTACTACTTTGTTGGAGCACCTCAAGATCATGGTGTGTGAGGATTATGGCGTGGAACCTGATTCCGTTAATGCAGAGTTCAGCTATGAGATGGTGGATCAAAGAGGGAATCCTCCCATAATAATCAGCAATGATCGACAAGTATCTAACTTTGTGGCCTATGCGAAGAAGGGTTCGTCTACAACCTTGTGTGTCACGTTCGCTAGTAGTGGTGTAAATCAAAAGGAACGCGTCAATATCGATTTGAATAAGGAGCCGTGTGATTCAAGTAATGTTGATGACGAGGAAGATCCTGACAGAAATCGAGCAGAGTTTGTCAAAACTTCAAAGGAGTCTTGCGTTAGAAGGAAGGATCATGTCGCTGGGGATGCTTGCGGTGATGCCGGTTTAAGGAGTGAAAATAATGGAGATAGTGAAAAGGATGATCGAACTTGGAGCGGAGATTTCGTGAAGAAGAATCaaattttcagaaataaaaagGTTTTGAAGGCAACACTGGAGATTTGGGCGATGAAGCATAATTTCGATTTCATTGTTAAGAAGTCTACAAAAAAATGGTGGTATATTCgatgtaaggatgcattgtgcaACTGGTCTGTGCGTGCGGAATGTCTGGATGGGTCTACATATTTCATGATCAACAAGTGTGAGGAAAGACATTCATGTGCTCCTTCAAAGAAAAGCAAATTCGGAAAGACCGCATCGGCAAGAACAATTGGGAGACTGATACAACATCGATTTGATGATGCAAATGATGGACCCAAAGCAAACGAGATCATTAAATTCATGAGAATGGAGCATAGTTGTGAGATCAGTTATTGGCACGCATGGGAAGCTCGTGAGTTTGCAATTGCAGCTGCTAGAGGTATACCAGATGAGAGCTAtgcaaaaataccaaaatatttgcatATGATCAAAGAAGCTAATCCTGGTACACATACTGAATATGAAACTACAGAGAAGGGGAGATTCCTCTATCTATTTATCTCGTTTGGGCAATCAGTTAGAGGGTTCTACAATGCAATGCGTAGGGTGATTGTTGTCGATGGAacttttctgaaaaataaatacaaaggaGTTCTCCTTGTTGCTACTGCTGTTGATGGTAACTCTAATTTGTATCCGATTGCATTTGGGGTTGTTGATTCTGAGAATGACGATTCATGGGGGTGGTTCTTTAGACAGTTGAGCGTGGTTGTAGATGACTCCAAGGACTTGGCTTTTATTTCTGATAGAAATGCATCGATCGCTAAAGCGATTGGGACTGTCTACCCTCAATCAACACATGGAATTTGCATTCATCACTTGCTGACCAATGTGGTTAAATCGTTTAAGGGAAAGGGTTGGACAGCGTTGGTCGAACAGGCTTCAAAGGCATATAGGTACTCTGAATTTCAGGAACGTATGACCGAAATTTTTGATATGAGTCCAGAGCTCGGAAGATATCTACAGGAGGCTGATGTGCGAAAATGGAGTCGTTCTCTCTTCCCTGGTTCCAGGTATGACATTAGGACCACAAACCCTGCAGAGTCGATAAATTCTCTTTTGAGAATACCTAGAGAATATCCGGTTATTCCGTTGCTGGATAGTATAAGGGAATTTATGACTCGATGGTTCTACGAGCGTCACCTGTTAAGCTCGAAGCATCTTGATCCTTTAACCGTCAAGGTGGAGAAAAAGATTGATAGGAGAATTGTCAAGGCAAAAGGATTTCAGGTTTACAAGATTGACAACTTCAGATCGCTTGTGAAAGGAGACATATATGAATGTCATGTTGATTTGGAGAATAGAACATGCACATGTGGGAAGTACGATATAGGAAAAATACCTTGCCGACACGCCATTCCTGCCATTTATTCACGAGGTATGGAAGTTTAAACACATGAGTATATGacctattttgttatttttcagcATATAGACTCTACTGAAGCACAAATTTTTGTTGACACAGGTAGAGAAGTACACAGTTTCACTGACGTTTTATACACAACTGCAACTTGGAGAACAGCCTATTCGGAGTCCATTAATCCAATAGCAGTCCCACAGTCTGAGTGGAATGTCCCAGCTGAGGTTGACCTTGCAAAACTTTTACCACCAGAGTCAAGAAAGAGTGCTGGTCGACCAGTAAAGAGAAGGTATGAAACAGTAGAAGACAAGATCAAATCTTCTCAAGGATCAAGCAAGGGTAAAAAGCACAAGTGCAGCCGTTGTGGTAACGAAGGACACAAGAGAGGAACTTGCGATTTACCCATTTAACATTTACGTTTCTTCTTAGAGATCTCCTTATTTCTctgcttttttttgttttgttttactcTTAACTACGTCCTTGCTTGACAATTTCGTATTTGCAACACTCTTGAGACATTATTGGTTTTACTAGATGATTATCtctaagaaagaaagaacaagaACCATAGtctaataattatt
Encoded here:
- the LOC130505117 gene encoding uncharacterized protein LOC130505117, which translates into the protein METSIFGYRCFLNQSPNILENIFCTIFSSSHDLFIDAPIFYSSSSLFHSLLSSLHHHNMVLIYVKSGEWMCSCSDQWSFMVDKARRGRMIPLETTTLLEHLKIMVCEDYGVEPDSVNAEFSYEMVDQRGNPPIIISNDRQVSNFVAYAKKGSSTTLCVTFASSGVNQKERVNIDLNKEPCDSSNVDDEEDPDRNRAEFVKTSKESCVRRKDHVAGDACGDAGLRSENNGDSEKDDRTWSGDFVKKNQIFRNKKVLKATLEIWAMKHNFDFIVKKSTKKWWYIRCKDALCNWSVRAECLDGSTYFMINKCEERHSCAPSKKSKFGKTASARTIGRLIQHRFDDANDGPKANEIIKFMRMEHSCEISYWHAWEAREFAIAAARGIPDESYAKIPKYLHMIKEANPGTHTEYETTEKGRFLYLFISFGQSVRGFYNAMRRVIVVDGTFLKNKYKGVLLVATAVDGNSNLYPIAFGVVDSENDDSWGWFFRQLSVVVDDSKDLAFISDRNASIAKAIGTVYPQSTHGICIHHLLTNVVKSFKGKGWTALVEQASKAYRYSEFQERMTEIFDMSPELGRYLQEADVRKWSRSLFPGSRYDIRTTNPAESINSLLRIPREYPVIPLLDSIREFMTRWFYERHLLSSKHLDPLTVKVEKKIDRRIVKAKGFQVYKIDNFRSLVKGDIYECHVDLENRTCTCGKYDIGKIPCRHAIPAIYSRGREVHSFTDVLYTTATWRTAYSESINPIAVPQSEWNVPAEVDLAKLLPPESRKSAGRPVKRRYETVEDKIKSSQGSSKGKKHKCSRCGNEGHKRGTCDLPI